The DNA window TGAGAGGTGAAGTTGTTGGAATAAATTCAGCAATCTATTCAGGAGGTCAAGGAATTGGCTTTGCCATACCCATAAATATTGCTACTGATATTTTAGATGACTTAAAAACAAAGGGCAAAGTTGTTCGGGGATGGTTAGGCGTGCTTATTCAGAAGATAACTCCTGATCTCGCCAAGTCCTTTGATCTATCAGAATCTGAAGGGGCTTTGGTATCCGATGTTGTAGCGAATGGGCCCGCGGATAAGGCAGGAATTAAAAGAGGAGATGTAATTATAGAATATGAAGGAAAAAAGATTAAATCCATGGAAATGTTACCAAGAGTCGTAGCTGTAACAAAACCCGGCACAAGGGTAAACATAACTGTCCTTAGAAATGGAACAAAAAAGAAATTTAAGGTTACTATAGAACAACTGAAGGAAACAAGGGCAGAGATTTCTCAGGATATCGAAAAGACACTTGGTATGAGTGTCCAAGAAATTACACCAGAAATTGCAAAATATTTTGACCTAGAAGATCAGAAAGGGGTTATTGTATCAAATACAGAAAAGGATAGTCTTGCATGGGAGTCTGGATTGCGCCAAGGAGATATTATAAAAGAAATAAACAGGCAGAAGGTTAGCAATATAGCAGATTACAGAAGGCTTATGAAGAGTATAAAAGAAAAGAGTACGATTCTTTTTCTAGTAAAGAGAGGTGAGAACACTATATTTATAGCTGTGAAAACCGGTTAACTCTCTCTAATTTTCACTCTCATGTCTGGTTCTAATAAAAAAGATTTGGCAAAGTTTATCTTCCTTATTATAGTAGGTATCCTCCCATTATTTTTAACTTCAGCAAATCCTCTCTTAAGTAGCGAATTATCTATAAGAAGAAATGCGATTGTATTGGCGGTTGAAAAGGTCAGCCCTGCTGTTGTTAATATCAATACAGAAGAGATTATAAAAGAGAGGATTAATCCTTTTTCTGCTTTTAGAGAGCCCTTTTTTGAAGAATTCTTTAGGGATTTCTACAAAGCCTTTCCCCAGAGAAATTTTAAAAAACAAAGTCTCGGCTCAGGAGTAATAATCAATCCCAAGGGATATATCTTGACGAATGCCCATGTGGTATCAAGGGCAACAAAAATCAATGTAACGCTCAGCAACAAAAAAGAATATCAGGCTACGGTTGTTGGTGCTGATGTAAAATCTGATCTTGCTATCATTAAGATAGATTCGAAAGATAAGCTTCCCTTCGCAAGGATGGGTCGTTCAGATGACCTTTTAATCGGGGAAACGATTATCGCGATAGGAAATCCCTTTGGTCTCTCTCATACAGTAACCTCTGGAGTAATCAGCGCTACGCGAAGGTCTATAAAAGGTCCAGAGGATAAAATATATCACGATTTTATCCAGATAGATGCCTCCATAAATCCTGGGAATAGTGGGGGACCTCTCATAAATATAAACGGTGAGGTCATTGGGATCAACACGGCTATATATCAAAAGGGAGAAGGAATAGGCTTTGCCATACCGATCAATAAAGCCAAGCGCATTATTGATGACCTTATAGCTTATGGAAGAGTTCATGAAGCATGGCTAGGTGTTGCTGTCCAGGATATCACTCAAAGGCTGGCAGAATATTTTAATTTTAAGGATGAAGGAGTATTGATATCTAAGATTTATAAAAAGAGTCCAGCAGACAGAAGTGGATTAAAGGTTGGGGATATCATTATATCAATAGAGGACATTGTAATAAAAAATAAGAGAGATTATCGAGGGCAAATATCTGCCTTTACCCCTGATGATAAGGTCAAACTTACCCTCTTTAGACACAATAAAAAATTAACAAAATCGATTACTGCGAAAGCCCTCCCCAAAAACTTGGCTTTGGAAATCGCCAAGGAGTTGCTCGGAGTATCGGTGGAGAACATTACTCCTTCTCATATAAAAAAATATAGGCTTTTTACAAAAAAAGGTGTTCTCATAAAAGAGGTCCAAAAAAACAGTCTTGCCCACAGGATAGGAATTGAACCAGGAGATATCATCAGGCAGATAGATCAACAGAGAATAAATAACATTGAGGACTTTAAAAAAGGTATAATATCAGCTAGAAATAGAGACAGTATATTGCTTCTTGTACAAAGGGGCAGTAATGGATACTATATTACTTTAGAACTTTGATCTGAGGTAATCGATTATTTTAACATCCAAAAAAGAAATCAAAAAAAGAATAGAACAATTAAACGAAAAAATTCGCTATCACGAAAAAAGATATTATATCGATAACGACCCTGAGATAACAGATTATGAATTTGACCAGCTCATGTCTGAATTAATAAAGCTGGAAGAGGAGAACCCTGAGTTTGTGTCGCCTTATTCCTCTTCACAAAGGGTTGGGGGAGAACCTGTAGAAGGCTTTCCCACTGTTGAACATAGAGTTCCCATGCTGAGCCTTGATAATGCCTATTCTATTGAAGAGGTTAAAGAATTTGAAAAGAGGATAAAAAGACTTCTTCCTAAAGAATCCTTTGAATATATTGCAGAGCTTAAAATAGATGGGCTCGGTGTGGCCCTTATCTATGAAAACGGGGTCTTAACAAGAGGGGCGACCCGAGGCGACGGTGCCAGAGGTGAAAATATTACATCAAATCTCAGGACAATAAAGAGCATTCCACTAAAAATAAAGGACTCAAAGCCCTCCCCAGAATATCTTG is part of the Nitrospinota bacterium genome and encodes:
- a CDS encoding Do family serine endopeptidase, encoding MAKFIFLIIVGILPLFLTSANPLLSSELSIRRNAIVLAVEKVSPAVVNINTEEIIKERINPFSAFREPFFEEFFRDFYKAFPQRNFKKQSLGSGVIINPKGYILTNAHVVSRATKINVTLSNKKEYQATVVGADVKSDLAIIKIDSKDKLPFARMGRSDDLLIGETIIAIGNPFGLSHTVTSGVISATRRSIKGPEDKIYHDFIQIDASINPGNSGGPLININGEVIGINTAIYQKGEGIGFAIPINKAKRIIDDLIAYGRVHEAWLGVAVQDITQRLAEYFNFKDEGVLISKIYKKSPADRSGLKVGDIIISIEDIVIKNKRDYRGQISAFTPDDKVKLTLFRHNKKLTKSITAKALPKNLALEIAKELLGVSVENITPSHIKKYRLFTKKGVLIKEVQKNSLAHRIGIEPGDIIRQIDQQRINNIEDFKKGIISARNRDSILLLVQRGSNGYYITLEL